The following coding sequences lie in one Myxococcus xanthus genomic window:
- a CDS encoding PQQ-binding-like beta-propeller repeat protein: protein MTMRLVSWKRWLGGAVAAGLLGGCSGVRYYGNPELPRPPSNTPLEYFSVNWWAPLAPPQTLEYGPRETATPAYDAVSRTTVALTRDGFARGVGPDGQVKWKYKTGSRFNAGARVVDGVAYVPGGDGVLYALDAASGEEKWKYVAGEALATVPVVANGLVLVASESDTLFAVKISDGQWAWQYRRDPPTGFTVRGASRPLVREGVAYIGFSDGFVVALSVDDGGVTWERSLSGAGSEFLDVDSSPVMDANGQLYVASYKSGIFALESESGDLVWNTSVAGMTSLLVSGQVLFAAGDGRVDAYLAETGRLLWSHPLGERAAFAPVFAQGMLLVPTSSSLLFLEPKTGRSRVSWNPGSGITAPPFAAGRQLFVLSNNGYLYSLDMNGIDG from the coding sequence ATGACGATGCGGCTCGTGAGCTGGAAGCGTTGGCTGGGTGGCGCTGTGGCGGCAGGGCTTCTGGGCGGCTGCAGTGGCGTGCGGTACTACGGCAATCCGGAGTTGCCCCGGCCGCCGTCGAACACGCCGCTGGAGTACTTCTCCGTCAACTGGTGGGCGCCGCTCGCGCCCCCGCAGACGCTGGAGTACGGGCCGCGTGAGACGGCGACGCCGGCCTATGATGCCGTCAGCCGGACGACCGTCGCGCTCACGCGGGACGGGTTCGCCCGCGGCGTGGGTCCCGACGGCCAGGTGAAGTGGAAGTACAAGACGGGCAGCCGCTTCAACGCCGGGGCCCGGGTGGTGGACGGCGTGGCCTATGTTCCGGGCGGGGACGGCGTGCTGTACGCGCTGGACGCGGCCTCGGGCGAGGAGAAGTGGAAGTACGTCGCGGGCGAGGCCCTGGCCACGGTGCCCGTGGTCGCGAATGGCCTGGTGCTCGTGGCCTCGGAGAGCGACACGCTCTTCGCGGTGAAGATCTCGGATGGGCAGTGGGCCTGGCAGTACCGCCGGGATCCGCCCACCGGCTTCACCGTCCGCGGCGCTTCGCGGCCCCTGGTGCGCGAAGGGGTGGCCTACATCGGCTTCTCTGACGGCTTCGTGGTGGCGCTCAGCGTCGACGACGGCGGCGTCACCTGGGAGCGCTCGCTGTCCGGCGCCGGCTCCGAGTTCCTGGACGTGGACAGCAGCCCGGTGATGGACGCCAACGGGCAGCTCTACGTCGCGTCGTACAAGAGCGGCATCTTCGCGCTCGAGTCGGAGTCGGGCGACCTGGTGTGGAATACCTCCGTGGCCGGCATGACGTCGCTGCTGGTCAGCGGCCAGGTGCTCTTCGCCGCGGGTGACGGCCGCGTGGATGCATACCTGGCGGAGACGGGACGGCTCCTCTGGTCGCATCCCCTGGGGGAACGGGCGGCCTTCGCTCCGGTGTTTGCCCAGGGAATGCTGCTTGTGCCCACGTCCAGTTCGCTGCTGTTCCTGGAGCCCAAGACGGGGCGTTCGCGCGTGTCGTGGAACCCCGGGAGTGGCATCACCGCGCCGCCTTTCGCGGCGGGCAGGCAGCTGTTCGTGCTGTCGAACAATGGCTACCTGTACTCCCTGGACATGAACGGGATTGACGGGTGA
- the der gene encoding ribosome biogenesis GTPase Der: MKPLVAIVGRPNVGKSTLFNRLVGRRVALVQDEPGVTRDRHYADAEWEGRKFTFIDTGGFVPGDEDQLLQQVREQAQLAVDECDVIVFVTDARAGLTAADEAVANYLRKSGKPVVLAANKLDNTTGQMQALAGEFYRLGLGDVQALSAEHGLGMQELFDSVVARLPPKEEDEDAEAPPDDGIIRLAIIGRPNVGKSTLVNAILKEKRVVASEVAGTTRDPVDSELTYKDRKLLLTDTAGIRRKKSIAQRVEQFSVVAALKVMERSDVAVLLMDATEPAVDQDAKLAGLAEERGRALVIVVNKWDLVGADQRRQETFRESLKHSLKFVGYAPILFTSALTGSKVEKVVDVATELADQFRFRAPTPQLNRLLEHMVDNHPAPIVRGKPLRMYYIAQVAAAPPTFTITVNHPDGVPDMYKRYITNQLRKTFDLRVPIRLIFKGRPGQAKREARKRPQRQGKR; the protein is encoded by the coding sequence ATGAAGCCCCTGGTCGCAATTGTCGGACGCCCCAACGTGGGCAAGAGCACGCTGTTCAATCGGCTGGTGGGCCGGCGCGTCGCGCTGGTGCAGGACGAGCCTGGCGTGACGCGGGATCGCCACTACGCGGACGCGGAGTGGGAAGGCCGCAAGTTCACCTTCATCGACACCGGCGGCTTCGTGCCCGGTGACGAGGACCAGCTCCTCCAGCAGGTGCGGGAGCAGGCGCAGCTGGCCGTGGACGAGTGTGACGTCATCGTCTTCGTCACCGACGCCCGGGCGGGCCTCACCGCCGCGGACGAGGCCGTGGCCAACTACCTGCGCAAGAGCGGCAAGCCGGTGGTGCTGGCCGCCAACAAGCTGGACAACACGACTGGGCAGATGCAGGCGCTGGCCGGTGAGTTCTACCGCCTGGGCCTGGGCGACGTGCAGGCCCTGTCCGCCGAGCACGGCCTGGGCATGCAGGAGCTGTTCGACTCGGTCGTCGCCAGGCTGCCGCCCAAGGAAGAGGACGAGGACGCGGAGGCGCCGCCGGACGACGGCATCATCCGTCTGGCCATCATCGGCCGGCCCAACGTGGGCAAGAGCACCCTGGTCAACGCCATCCTGAAAGAGAAGCGGGTGGTGGCCAGTGAGGTGGCGGGGACCACGCGGGACCCGGTGGACTCCGAGCTCACGTACAAGGACCGCAAGCTGCTGCTCACCGACACGGCGGGCATCCGGCGCAAGAAGTCCATTGCCCAGCGCGTGGAGCAGTTCTCCGTCGTGGCCGCGCTCAAGGTCATGGAGCGCAGCGACGTGGCGGTGCTGCTGATGGACGCCACGGAGCCGGCGGTGGACCAGGACGCCAAGCTGGCGGGCCTGGCGGAGGAGCGCGGCCGCGCCCTGGTCATCGTGGTGAACAAGTGGGACCTGGTGGGCGCGGACCAGCGCCGCCAGGAGACCTTCCGCGAGTCCCTCAAGCACTCGCTCAAGTTCGTGGGCTATGCGCCCATCCTCTTCACCTCCGCGCTGACGGGCTCCAAGGTGGAGAAGGTCGTGGACGTGGCGACGGAGCTCGCCGACCAGTTCCGCTTCCGGGCGCCCACGCCGCAGCTCAACCGGCTGCTGGAGCACATGGTGGACAACCATCCGGCGCCCATCGTCCGGGGCAAGCCGCTGCGCATGTACTACATCGCCCAGGTGGCCGCGGCGCCGCCGACCTTCACCATCACCGTGAACCATCCGGACGGCGTTCCGGACATGTACAAGCGGTACATCACCAACCAGCTGCGCAAGACGTTCGACCTGCGCGTGCCCATCCGGCTCATCTTCAAGGGCCGGCCCGGGCAGGCCAAGCGAGAGGCCCGCAAGCGGCCGCAACGCCAGGGGAAGCGCTGA
- a CDS encoding ribonuclease H-like domain-containing protein translates to MLQRTFQHIPSVGPWREKDLWSRGIRTWDDFPEAGQGVALNRKSDDVARARIAEAKDALARRDLRKLAELLPSREHWRLYPEFQDDAVYFDIETDGREAQAPTVVSLFDSKGLHVFIQGRNMDALPEAMAARRLWVTFNGSCFDVPVLRDYFGPARFPVPDAHIDLRFVTRRLGMGGGLKEIEGKIGAERPPHMKGVNGYDAVLLWRAYQRRGDVEALRFLVEYNLYDAFQLRTLMDVAYNRGADDLNQDVPRLPVFERGDVLYDVSRIILELGPTERDLQTLARVRAMEQDG, encoded by the coding sequence ATGCTGCAGCGGACGTTCCAGCACATCCCCAGCGTCGGTCCCTGGCGGGAGAAGGACCTGTGGTCCCGCGGCATCCGCACCTGGGATGATTTTCCGGAAGCCGGCCAGGGCGTGGCGCTCAACCGGAAGTCCGACGACGTGGCCCGGGCGCGCATCGCCGAGGCGAAGGACGCGCTGGCCCGCCGGGACTTGCGCAAGCTCGCGGAGCTGCTTCCGAGCCGGGAGCACTGGCGGCTGTACCCGGAGTTCCAGGACGACGCCGTCTATTTCGATATCGAGACGGACGGCCGGGAGGCCCAGGCGCCCACGGTGGTGAGCCTGTTCGATTCGAAGGGCCTTCACGTCTTCATCCAGGGCCGGAACATGGACGCGCTGCCGGAGGCCATGGCGGCCCGGCGGCTGTGGGTGACGTTCAACGGCTCGTGCTTCGACGTGCCCGTGCTGCGTGACTACTTCGGCCCAGCGCGATTTCCGGTGCCGGATGCGCACATCGACTTGCGGTTCGTGACGCGGCGCCTGGGCATGGGCGGCGGCCTGAAGGAAATCGAAGGGAAGATCGGCGCCGAGCGTCCGCCGCACATGAAGGGCGTGAATGGCTACGACGCGGTGCTGCTGTGGCGCGCGTACCAGCGCCGCGGCGACGTGGAGGCCCTCCGGTTCCTCGTCGAGTACAACCTGTACGACGCCTTCCAGCTCCGGACGCTGATGGACGTGGCGTACAACCGCGGCGCCGACGACTTGAACCAGGATGTTCCCCGGCTGCCAGTCTTCGAGCGTGGCGACGTGCTTTACGACGTGAGCCGCATCATCCTGGAGCTGGGGCCGACTGAGCGCGACCTGCAGACGCTTGCTCGCGTCCGGGCCATGGAGCAGGACGGCTGA
- a CDS encoding (deoxy)nucleoside triphosphate pyrophosphohydrolase gives MTAPARRTVRVVAALIPRPEDGRQFLVQQRLPGGSRALLWEFPGGKVEAGETDEAALARECREELDVELAVGRRLWEGQHSYPDLTVELVLFLARIVSGEPRPLGAHALAFHTPAQMQSLPFCEADIPLLDDLVAGRLGALD, from the coding sequence GTGACGGCTCCGGCTCGCAGGACGGTCCGCGTGGTGGCGGCGCTGATTCCGCGGCCGGAGGATGGACGCCAGTTCCTGGTGCAGCAGCGGCTCCCTGGTGGAAGCCGCGCCTTGCTGTGGGAGTTCCCCGGCGGCAAGGTGGAGGCCGGGGAGACGGACGAGGCCGCGCTGGCCCGTGAGTGCCGCGAGGAGCTGGACGTGGAGCTCGCCGTGGGCCGGCGGCTCTGGGAGGGCCAGCACTCCTATCCGGACCTGACGGTGGAGCTGGTGTTGTTCCTGGCCCGGATTGTCTCGGGCGAGCCCCGACCCCTGGGCGCCCACGCGCTGGCGTTCCACACGCCGGCGCAGATGCAGTCACTGCCGTTCTGCGAGGCGGACATCCCGCTCCTGGACGACCTGGTGGCGGGAAGGTTGGGCGCGCTCGATTGA
- a CDS encoding DUF3014 domain-containing protein has product MNDPTNPTPAEVPESASSSKGKTLAVVLGLAGLALVASYFGLRRQASLPAEVLAIPTEPAGETAAAPPTMPETSLPERDAEVRSLASQLSPDPELARWMGEKDLVRRFAAAVNNIADGSSPRTVLGFLAPTGAFQVSQVDGTTVIDPASYARYDTVARVIGSIDTQSAASVYRELKPLIDQAHAEIAPPGQTFSSALSAAIQHLLKVPVQEGPVEVVPEGALYAYAAPEFEDLSPAQKHLLRMGPQNMQLIQAKLRELKSSLGLPPVADR; this is encoded by the coding sequence ATGAACGACCCGACGAATCCGACGCCGGCCGAGGTTCCCGAATCCGCTTCAAGCTCCAAGGGCAAGACGCTGGCCGTCGTCCTGGGGCTGGCGGGCCTGGCGTTGGTGGCGTCGTATTTCGGTCTGCGGCGTCAGGCGTCACTACCCGCGGAGGTTCTCGCGATTCCGACGGAGCCTGCTGGCGAGACGGCCGCGGCGCCCCCGACGATGCCCGAAACGTCGCTGCCGGAACGGGACGCCGAGGTCCGCAGCCTGGCGAGCCAGCTTTCGCCTGATCCCGAGCTCGCGCGGTGGATGGGCGAAAAAGACCTGGTACGGCGCTTCGCGGCCGCGGTGAACAACATCGCGGACGGTTCGAGCCCGCGCACGGTGCTCGGGTTCCTGGCGCCCACGGGGGCTTTCCAGGTGAGCCAGGTGGACGGCACCACGGTCATCGATCCGGCCAGCTACGCGCGCTACGACACCGTGGCCCGCGTGATTGGCTCCATTGACACTCAGTCCGCGGCCAGCGTGTACCGTGAGCTGAAGCCGCTGATTGACCAGGCGCACGCGGAGATTGCGCCGCCGGGACAGACATTCAGCAGCGCCTTGAGCGCGGCCATCCAGCATCTGCTCAAGGTGCCCGTGCAGGAAGGCCCGGTGGAAGTCGTTCCCGAAGGCGCGCTGTATGCCTATGCGGCGCCGGAGTTCGAGGACCTGAGCCCCGCGCAGAAGCATCTGCTGCGCATGGGGCCCCAGAACATGCAGCTCATCCAGGCCAAGCTGCGGGAGCTGAAGAGCTCGCTGGGCCTGCCGCCAGTCGCCGACCGCTGA
- a CDS encoding tetratricopeptide repeat protein, translating to MAGTTKTEKIRQKELSQPDSFQKVGTEASDWLAQRQKIIGLAAGVLILGGVGVAIASEVSKRGEEKASQALGQALTVLDRPVEGVEPAQPGDTEPPFKSVKERDEAVVKSLGEFRQQHGGTPSAVTAALAEGKAQFRLGNYAAAQTAFGEYLKGAAQNDPLRAEAFEGQGYALEADGKYEDAIKAFEQMGAAGGPFLVGMGDYHKARMLILLGKKEEAAQVLSKLTTAQPNTAAARQAGERLAVLASEGVKVPAPEAPAAAPVPDAG from the coding sequence GTGGCCGGAACCACCAAGACCGAGAAGATTCGCCAGAAAGAGCTCAGCCAGCCGGACTCCTTCCAGAAGGTGGGCACCGAGGCGAGCGACTGGCTTGCGCAGCGCCAGAAGATTATCGGGCTCGCCGCGGGCGTGCTCATCCTGGGCGGCGTGGGCGTGGCCATCGCCAGCGAAGTGTCCAAGCGCGGCGAAGAGAAGGCCTCCCAGGCGCTGGGACAGGCGCTGACCGTGCTCGACCGGCCCGTGGAGGGCGTGGAACCCGCGCAGCCCGGTGACACGGAGCCCCCCTTCAAGTCGGTGAAGGAGCGCGACGAGGCCGTGGTGAAGTCGCTGGGCGAGTTCCGCCAGCAGCACGGCGGCACCCCGTCCGCGGTGACGGCCGCCCTGGCCGAGGGCAAGGCGCAGTTCCGGCTGGGCAACTACGCCGCGGCGCAGACCGCCTTCGGTGAGTACCTCAAGGGCGCGGCCCAGAACGATCCGCTCCGCGCGGAGGCCTTCGAGGGTCAGGGCTACGCGCTCGAGGCGGACGGCAAGTACGAGGACGCCATCAAGGCCTTCGAGCAGATGGGCGCCGCGGGTGGCCCGTTCCTGGTGGGCATGGGCGACTACCACAAGGCCCGGATGCTCATCCTCCTGGGCAAGAAGGAAGAGGCGGCCCAGGTGCTGTCGAAGCTGACCACGGCGCAGCCGAACACGGCGGCGGCGCGTCAGGCCGGTGAGCGCCTGGCGGTGCTGGCGTCCGAAGGTGTGAAGGTTCCTGCCCCGGAGGCTCCGGCGGCTGCACCCGTTCCGGACGCGGGGTAG